One window of the Candidatus Zixiibacteriota bacterium genome contains the following:
- a CDS encoding putative Thermitase (Evidence 3 : Putative function from multiple computational evidences; Product type e : enzyme) → MFKSKYLFIFLAILTMLSLLSPPSFGQKRPAGFKPDELVCKMQPGYSIDIINSEYGTQTKSHQLQTNCYLLLIMQGHDAESLATIIDARPEVVYCCPNYILSAPEPYQRSEPFLDVQYIGSVELQTAAVSLDLNTAHAISEGSNVRVAVIDCGVNYLHPQFLTMPGSVVSRWDYIDNDSVAMDEPGGSASGHGTFVAGIIELVAPQSDIFVYRVLDTAGMGDGYSIAEAILKAVDDSCRVINLSLGMIGVHDDLDDAIRYARDNEVLVVAAAGNDSTDSNLIFPFPASREYCLAVAAVDSINLKADFSNYGDKVDVCAPGTRIYAPFLDTSYAWWDGTSFSTAFVSGAAGLIRSIRPDLTLGGLDSLILDNADNIDTLNPDYAGLLGVGTINIVRALTAATQSLIRGDINVDQAVNILDISYLIEFLYRDGPEPLIYENADVNDNQVLNILDVAYLVNFLYKSGPAPK, encoded by the coding sequence ATGTTTAAGTCGAAATATTTATTTATTTTTCTCGCAATCCTCACAATGCTGAGTTTGTTATCCCCGCCCTCATTCGGCCAGAAGCGTCCGGCCGGATTTAAGCCCGATGAACTGGTCTGCAAAATGCAGCCCGGCTACAGTATCGATATCATCAATTCCGAATATGGAACTCAGACCAAAAGCCATCAGCTCCAGACCAATTGCTATCTTTTGCTTATTATGCAGGGGCATGATGCCGAAAGTCTGGCCACAATTATAGATGCCCGCCCCGAAGTGGTCTATTGTTGTCCCAATTATATTCTATCGGCGCCCGAGCCATATCAGAGAAGCGAACCCTTTTTGGATGTACAGTATATCGGTTCCGTGGAATTGCAGACGGCCGCGGTATCTCTTGATCTCAATACGGCACACGCGATTTCCGAAGGGAGTAATGTCCGGGTGGCGGTGATCGATTGCGGTGTTAATTACCTTCACCCGCAATTTCTTACCATGCCGGGGAGCGTTGTTTCCCGCTGGGACTACATTGATAATGACTCTGTGGCCATGGACGAGCCGGGGGGAAGCGCCTCCGGTCACGGGACCTTTGTCGCCGGGATAATTGAACTCGTCGCTCCCCAATCCGATATTTTTGTCTATCGCGTTCTGGATACGGCGGGTATGGGCGACGGATACAGTATTGCCGAAGCAATACTTAAGGCGGTGGATGACAGTTGCCGGGTAATCAATCTCAGTTTGGGGATGATCGGCGTTCATGATGATCTGGATGATGCCATTCGATACGCGCGCGACAATGAAGTTCTGGTGGTTGCCGCCGCCGGCAATGATTCCACCGACAGCAATCTTATTTTCCCGTTCCCCGCTTCGCGGGAATATTGTCTGGCCGTGGCGGCAGTCGATTCGATAAATCTTAAAGCCGATTTCTCCAATTACGGGGATAAAGTGGACGTCTGCGCCCCCGGAACCAGGATTTATGCCCCATTCCTCGACACCAGTTATGCCTGGTGGGATGGAACCAGTTTTTCCACCGCTTTTGTGTCCGGGGCAGCTGGGCTCATTCGGTCTATTCGGCCCGATTTGACTCTGGGAGGATTGGACAGCCTGATTCTGGATAATGCCGACAATATCGACACGCTAAACCCGGATTATGCCGGACTGCTGGGTGTCGGAACGATTAATATTGTCCGGGCCCTGACCGCGGCGACCCAGTCACTTATCCGAGGCGATATAAATGTCGATCAGGCCGTCAACATTCTGGATATTTCGTATTTGATTGAGTTCCTCTACAGAGACGGTCCGGAACCATTGATATATGAAAACGCCGATGTCAATGACAATCAGGTGTTGAATATTTTGGATGTCGCCTATCTGGTCAACTTTTTATATAAAAGCGGTCCGGCTCCAAAATAG
- a CDS encoding hypothetical protein (Evidence 5 : Unknown function): protein MPLHNKQKIAIGLELMAFGLSSIFGIDDIDTVAGLHFADQFIGLKSGRTLLAE from the coding sequence ATGCCCCTGCATAATAAGCAAAAGATAGCAATTGGTCTGGAGCTGATGGCTTTTGGTCTGAGTTCCATATTCGGAATTGATGATATCGATACTGTAGCCGGGCTGCATTTTGCAGACCAGTTCATCGGGCTTAAATCCGGCCGGACGCTTCTGGCCGAATGA